Proteins from a genomic interval of Streptomyces sp. NBC_01445:
- a CDS encoding creatininase family protein, which produces MTFTRFTDLSGPSVTDLSADTVAVLPVGAIEQHGPHLPVATDYFMAEAIAKGAALAASDSCDITLLPGLAYAKSDEHAWSPGTLWLSASTLFAVLDDLGRSLDKGPVRRLAFLNAHGGNSALLGVALRELRTKYGLFTFLLHAALPADQGGASPSGELGLGVHGGLNETAAMLHLHPETVDMSLAERSVPEHLTAYEHIGFGKSVSFGWTSDDFGTGNGVIGDPTGATPELGRKLVDTAIADNAAALRECARFLPSA; this is translated from the coding sequence GTGACTTTCACCCGCTTCACCGACCTCAGCGGACCGTCGGTCACCGACCTGTCCGCCGACACCGTGGCCGTCCTTCCCGTCGGTGCGATCGAGCAGCACGGGCCCCATCTTCCCGTCGCCACGGACTACTTCATGGCGGAGGCGATAGCGAAGGGCGCCGCCCTGGCCGCATCCGACAGCTGCGACATCACGCTGCTGCCGGGCCTCGCGTACGCCAAGTCCGACGAACACGCCTGGTCGCCCGGGACGCTGTGGCTCAGTGCCTCGACGCTCTTCGCGGTACTGGACGACCTCGGACGGTCCCTCGACAAAGGGCCCGTCCGGCGGCTCGCGTTCCTCAACGCACACGGCGGCAACAGTGCGCTGCTGGGAGTCGCTCTGCGCGAACTCCGCACCAAATACGGTCTGTTCACCTTCCTGCTGCACGCCGCGCTCCCCGCGGACCAGGGCGGCGCGTCCCCGTCCGGCGAGCTGGGTCTGGGGGTGCACGGCGGGCTGAACGAGACCGCGGCGATGCTCCACCTCCACCCGGAGACTGTGGACATGTCGCTGGCCGAGCGGAGTGTTCCCGAGCATCTGACCGCCTACGAGCACATCGGCTTCGGCAAGTCCGTCTCCTTCGGCTGGACGAGCGACGACTTCGGTACGGGCAACGGCGTCATCGGCGACCCCACCGGAGCCACCCCCGAACTCGGCCGCAAGCTCGTGGACACCGCGATCGCCGACAACGCGGCCGCATTGCGCGAATGCGCCCGCTTCCTGCCTTCCGCCTGA
- a CDS encoding amidase, producing the protein MSYVPSRGATPGPPAGQAGRTATPQPPDGANHSDLLEAFWSYEQALAANDLAGLDHWFLDAPDTVRAEGSMVLSGHAAISDFRRGRSGGAPARTVERVHEVRIAEDVAVLTAETLRAGGSRGMQTQVWRLTGEGWRIAAAHVSAVPDPVADEAPDPAVWRVVGEPLVAGAQEGPLAGVRTAVKDLFAVAGQRIGGGNPQWLADAPVEHRHADAVRELIGAGAQLAGIAQTDELAFSLAGTNIHYGTPVNPAAPGRITGGSSSGPAAAVARGWVDLGLATDTAGSIRVPASYCGLYGWRPTHGAVPTGGLLPLAPSFDTAGLLARDPYLLRTAATVLLPRDDEAQMTTLLVDDALTALAEPEVQASFEAACRALSLRIGLDLVRIDTGVAPHLEEWLPAFRTVQAAEAWAAHGEWIEKHPGALEADIEARFAGGSQVAEGQLHDATSGLLSARSVIVEALPPGTALLLPATSSPAPRPDATPAEVETVRAATLRLTCLASLAGLPAVTMPRLRVRDFPVGLCAIGAPGTDHALLELTHA; encoded by the coding sequence ATGAGTTATGTGCCCTCCCGGGGGGCAACCCCCGGACCTCCGGCCGGACAAGCAGGCCGGACCGCCACGCCCCAGCCCCCTGACGGGGCGAACCACAGCGATCTGCTCGAGGCCTTCTGGTCCTACGAACAGGCCCTCGCCGCCAATGACTTGGCGGGCCTCGACCACTGGTTCCTGGACGCCCCGGACACGGTGCGCGCCGAGGGCTCCATGGTGCTGAGCGGGCATGCGGCCATCTCGGACTTCCGTCGCGGCCGCAGCGGAGGAGCCCCGGCCCGAACGGTCGAGCGCGTCCATGAGGTGCGGATCGCCGAGGACGTCGCCGTACTGACCGCCGAAACGCTGCGGGCCGGAGGGTCGCGCGGGATGCAGACACAGGTGTGGCGGCTGACGGGGGAGGGCTGGCGGATCGCGGCCGCTCACGTCAGCGCGGTGCCAGATCCGGTGGCGGACGAGGCTCCGGACCCTGCGGTGTGGCGGGTCGTGGGCGAGCCGCTGGTCGCCGGGGCGCAGGAGGGGCCGCTCGCCGGTGTACGTACTGCCGTCAAGGACCTCTTCGCTGTTGCCGGACAGCGGATCGGCGGGGGCAACCCGCAGTGGCTGGCCGATGCGCCGGTGGAGCACCGACATGCCGACGCAGTAAGGGAATTGATCGGCGCGGGCGCCCAGCTCGCCGGGATCGCCCAAACCGACGAACTCGCCTTCAGCCTCGCGGGGACCAACATCCACTACGGCACCCCCGTCAACCCCGCCGCCCCCGGCCGGATCACCGGCGGCTCCAGCAGCGGCCCGGCGGCAGCGGTCGCCCGCGGCTGGGTGGATCTGGGGCTGGCCACGGACACCGCGGGCTCGATCCGGGTCCCCGCCTCCTACTGTGGCCTCTACGGCTGGCGCCCCACCCACGGAGCCGTCCCCACCGGCGGCCTGCTCCCGCTGGCCCCGTCCTTCGACACGGCGGGATTGCTCGCCCGGGACCCCTACCTGTTGCGTACAGCGGCGACGGTGCTCCTGCCCCGGGACGACGAAGCCCAGATGACCACGCTTCTGGTCGACGACGCCCTCACCGCGCTCGCCGAACCCGAGGTCCAGGCATCCTTCGAGGCCGCATGCCGGGCGCTTTCCCTCCGTATCGGCCTGGACCTCGTACGGATCGACACCGGCGTGGCCCCACACCTGGAGGAGTGGCTGCCCGCCTTCCGTACCGTCCAGGCGGCCGAGGCATGGGCCGCGCACGGGGAGTGGATCGAGAAGCACCCAGGCGCGCTGGAGGCCGACATCGAGGCCCGGTTCGCCGGGGGGAGCCAGGTCGCGGAGGGTCAATTGCATGATGCCACCTCCGGGCTCCTGTCCGCCCGTTCGGTCATCGTCGAAGCCCTCCCGCCCGGTACTGCGCTCCTTCTCCCCGCCACGAGCAGCCCGGCCCCCCGCCCCGACGCGACGCCGGCTGAGGTCGAGACCGTACGAGCCGCAACCCTCCGCCTCACCTGCCTTGCCTCGCTCGCCGGGCTGCCCGCCGTCACCATGCCTCGGCTGCGGGTCCGCGACTTCCCGGTCGGCCTCTGCGCGATCGGCGCACCGGGCACGGACCACGCCCTCCTGGAGCTGACCCATGCATGA
- a CDS encoding ABC transporter ATP-binding protein: MATAVQTALSFAAVDKRFDSGTTALSGVDLRVGAGEFVAVVGPSGCGKSTLLRLASGLDAPSAGEIDTPGGDVGYVFQDATLLPWRSVLANVALPAELAGRPKNERHERAMDAIRLVGLDGFEKQLPGQLSGGMRMRVSLARALMMRPALFLFDEPFGALDEMTRLRMQEELQRIFAETGFAGLFITHSVTEAVFLANRVVVMSARPGRITAEFEVPFAHPRPASLRYEPEFAAIAGAVSAALRGDAQ, from the coding sequence GTGGCGACAGCAGTGCAGACGGCGCTGAGTTTCGCAGCCGTCGACAAGCGTTTCGACAGCGGGACCACCGCGCTCTCGGGTGTGGATCTCCGCGTCGGGGCAGGGGAGTTCGTGGCGGTCGTGGGCCCTTCCGGATGCGGGAAGTCCACACTGCTGCGGCTCGCCTCTGGGCTGGATGCCCCCAGTGCGGGGGAGATCGACACCCCGGGCGGGGACGTCGGTTACGTCTTCCAGGATGCCACCCTGCTGCCCTGGCGCAGCGTCCTCGCCAATGTGGCGCTGCCCGCCGAACTGGCCGGCCGCCCCAAGAACGAACGGCACGAGCGCGCCATGGACGCTATCCGTCTCGTCGGCCTCGACGGCTTCGAGAAGCAGCTGCCGGGACAGCTCTCGGGCGGGATGCGGATGCGGGTCTCGCTGGCCCGCGCGCTGATGATGCGCCCCGCGCTCTTCCTCTTCGACGAACCCTTCGGCGCGCTGGACGAGATGACTCGGCTTCGTATGCAGGAGGAGCTCCAGCGGATCTTCGCGGAGACGGGATTCGCGGGTCTCTTCATCACACACTCGGTGACCGAGGCGGTGTTCCTGGCCAACCGGGTCGTGGTGATGTCGGCCCGACCTGGACGTATCACCGCCGAGTTCGAGGTGCCGTTCGCTCACCCCAGGCCTGCATCGCTCCGTTACGAACCGGAGTTCGCCGCGATCGCGGGCGCGGTCTCCGCAGCCCTGCGAGGAGACGCCCAGTGA
- a CDS encoding FAD-binding oxidoreductase has protein sequence MAVDPKGTTLSAAELRRMTELVADEAMLGADTGATHRTPGIDEFCTEAAALLGENAVVREDSALDKASRDWAHMSPILAAKLPAGRAEVVLRPSSYEQIQPLVALAHRLRIPLTPRGKGTGNYGQAIPLHGGAVLDLTGCGRILGAGDGWIRAEAGAKMSDLEAHARTLGQELWMFPSTFGTSLGGFLSGGNGGTGSLANGTNGDGFVQELTVVPCTAEAEPFTVRGEEALPYIHTYGTTGITTTATVALQPARVWTGLFASFDTWTSATAALSDLVRLEPAPRLVSLDERGLVETFEADPALDPAALSVRAIIEEQAGDDARAIIEKHGGRVTEVRPAPRGPALISSLSFNHPTYHLMKAQDGYFHLEIGGDVLLGDPAAVKAVFPGTVLHLEGMRSGTVGMLMAHYQDEATVYEGIAALEALGVGVHDVHNWYVDRRLDLVRATARTADPLGLLNPGHLLGAR, from the coding sequence ATGGCCGTCGACCCCAAGGGCACGACCCTGTCCGCCGCCGAACTGCGCCGGATGACCGAACTTGTCGCAGACGAAGCGATGCTGGGCGCCGACACAGGTGCCACGCACCGCACCCCCGGCATCGACGAATTCTGTACAGAGGCTGCCGCACTGCTGGGTGAGAATGCCGTCGTACGCGAGGACTCCGCCCTCGACAAGGCGTCCCGCGACTGGGCGCACATGTCGCCGATCCTCGCCGCCAAGCTCCCTGCCGGTCGCGCCGAGGTGGTGTTGCGCCCGTCCTCGTATGAGCAGATCCAGCCCCTCGTCGCCCTCGCCCATCGCCTGCGCATCCCGCTCACCCCGCGCGGCAAAGGCACCGGCAACTACGGCCAGGCGATCCCGCTGCACGGCGGCGCCGTCCTCGACCTCACCGGATGCGGACGCATCCTGGGCGCGGGCGACGGGTGGATCCGGGCCGAGGCGGGCGCGAAGATGTCCGATCTGGAGGCGCATGCGCGCACGCTGGGCCAGGAGCTGTGGATGTTCCCCTCCACCTTCGGGACATCGCTCGGCGGCTTCCTCTCCGGTGGGAACGGCGGCACGGGATCGCTCGCCAATGGCACCAACGGGGACGGTTTCGTACAAGAGTTGACTGTCGTCCCGTGCACAGCGGAGGCCGAGCCCTTCACCGTACGCGGCGAGGAAGCACTCCCGTACATCCACACCTACGGCACCACCGGCATCACCACGACCGCGACCGTCGCGCTTCAGCCGGCTCGCGTCTGGACCGGCCTTTTTGCCTCCTTCGACACCTGGACCTCCGCCACCGCCGCGCTCAGCGACCTCGTACGCCTGGAGCCCGCCCCACGTCTGGTCTCCCTCGACGAGCGCGGCCTCGTCGAGACCTTCGAGGCGGACCCGGCCCTCGACCCGGCCGCGCTGAGCGTCCGCGCGATCATAGAGGAGCAGGCCGGGGACGACGCTCGGGCGATCATCGAGAAGCACGGCGGCCGGGTGACGGAGGTACGTCCCGCGCCGCGCGGTCCCGCCCTCATCTCCTCGCTCTCCTTCAACCACCCCACGTATCACCTGATGAAGGCCCAGGACGGCTACTTCCACCTGGAGATCGGCGGCGACGTACTGCTCGGCGACCCGGCGGCGGTCAAGGCCGTCTTCCCTGGCACGGTGCTGCACCTGGAGGGGATGCGCTCGGGGACGGTCGGCATGCTGATGGCGCACTACCAGGACGAAGCCACCGTGTACGAGGGGATCGCTGCTCTGGAGGCACTGGGCGTTGGCGTCCATGACGTCCACAACTGGTACGTCGACCGGCGCCTCGACCTCGTCCGTGCCACCGCCCGTACCGCCGACCCGCTGGGGCTCCTCAACCCCGGCCACCTCCTGGGAGCGCGCTGA
- a CDS encoding ribonuclease J, with amino-acid sequence MSHPHPELKAAPPLPEGGLRVIALGGLGEIGRNMTVFEHADKLLIVDCGVLFPEETQPGVDVILPDFTSIRDRLDDIVAVVLTHGHEDHIGGVPYLLRERSDIPVVGSKLTLAFLEAKLKEHGIRPRTVRVQEGDRRGFGPFDCEFVAVNHSIPDSLAVAIRTGAGMVLHTGDFKMDQFPLDDRITDLRAFARLGEEGVDLFLTDSTNAEVPGFTTSERELNPAIEQVMRTAPRRVIVSSFASHVHRIQQVLDAAHQHGRKVAFVGRSMVRNMGIARELGYLKVPSGLVVSTKELEKLPDHKITLVCTGSQGEPMAALSRMANRDHQIRIGKGDTVLLASSLIPGNESAIYRVINGLTRWGAHVVHKGNAKVHVSGHASAGELVYCYNIVKPRNVMPVHGEWRHLRANGDLAIRTGVDPDRVVIAEDGVVVDLVDGRASITGKVPAGNVYVDGMEVGGATEASLKDRLTLAAEGVVTVVAIVDADTGALAEAPDFLARGFVHDDTTFEPVVPVIEKTLSTAAEEGVGDARQLEQLLARAVANWAFRTHRRKPLIIPVIIDA; translated from the coding sequence ATGAGTCATCCGCACCCCGAGCTGAAAGCCGCCCCGCCCCTTCCCGAAGGAGGGCTGCGGGTCATCGCCCTGGGCGGCCTAGGTGAGATCGGCCGCAACATGACCGTCTTCGAGCACGCCGACAAGCTGCTCATCGTCGACTGCGGCGTGCTGTTTCCCGAGGAGACCCAGCCCGGCGTGGACGTAATCCTGCCGGACTTCACCTCGATCCGGGACCGGCTGGACGACATCGTGGCCGTGGTACTCACCCACGGCCACGAGGACCACATCGGCGGCGTGCCGTACCTGCTGCGCGAGCGGTCCGACATTCCCGTCGTCGGCTCCAAGCTGACGCTGGCGTTCCTGGAGGCCAAGCTCAAGGAACACGGCATCCGGCCGCGCACGGTGCGGGTGCAGGAGGGCGACCGGCGCGGCTTCGGGCCCTTCGACTGCGAGTTCGTGGCGGTCAACCACTCCATCCCGGACAGCCTCGCGGTCGCGATCCGCACCGGCGCCGGGATGGTGCTGCACACCGGCGACTTCAAGATGGACCAGTTCCCTCTCGACGACCGCATCACCGATCTGCGCGCCTTCGCCCGCCTCGGCGAGGAGGGCGTGGACCTGTTCCTCACCGACTCCACCAACGCCGAAGTACCCGGCTTCACCACCTCCGAGCGTGAGCTGAACCCGGCGATCGAGCAGGTGATGCGCACCGCGCCGCGCCGGGTCATCGTCTCCAGCTTCGCCAGCCATGTGCACCGCATCCAACAGGTCCTGGACGCCGCCCACCAGCACGGCCGCAAGGTCGCCTTCGTCGGCCGGTCGATGGTCCGCAACATGGGCATCGCCCGTGAACTGGGCTATTTGAAGGTCCCGTCCGGTCTGGTCGTGAGCACGAAGGAGCTGGAGAAGCTCCCGGACCACAAGATCACTCTGGTGTGCACCGGCTCCCAGGGCGAACCTATGGCCGCGCTGTCACGGATGGCCAACCGCGACCACCAGATCCGCATCGGCAAGGGCGACACCGTCCTGCTCGCCAGCTCCCTCATCCCCGGCAACGAGAGCGCCATCTACCGCGTCATCAACGGACTTACCCGGTGGGGCGCCCACGTGGTCCACAAGGGCAACGCCAAGGTCCACGTCTCCGGGCACGCCAGCGCTGGCGAACTCGTCTACTGCTACAACATCGTCAAACCCCGCAATGTCATGCCCGTGCACGGCGAATGGCGCCACCTGCGGGCCAACGGCGACCTCGCCATCCGTACCGGTGTCGACCCAGACCGGGTCGTCATCGCCGAGGACGGCGTCGTCGTCGACCTCGTCGACGGGCGCGCGTCCATCACCGGCAAGGTCCCCGCCGGCAACGTCTACGTGGACGGCATGGAAGTCGGCGGCGCCACCGAAGCGTCCCTCAAGGACCGCCTCACCCTCGCCGCCGAAGGCGTGGTCACGGTGGTGGCGATCGTCGACGCAGACACCGGCGCCCTCGCCGAGGCCCCCGACTTCCTGGCCCGCGGCTTCGTCCACGACGACACCACCTTCGAGCCGGTCGTCCCCGTCATCGAGAAGACCCTGTCCACCGCGGCTGAGGAAGGCGTCGGGGACGCGCGCCAACTCGAACAGCTCCTCGCCCGCGCTGTGGCGAACTGGGCGTTCCGCACCCACCGCCGCAAGCCCCTCATCATCCCCGTCATCATCGACGCCTGA
- a CDS encoding cysteine hydrolase family protein, translated as MHEIGPNSRNSWRADVTHVDLRRLQRPARPVTVEARPQILTLDLASTAIVVIDMQNDFCSPDGWLASIGVDVSLARAPIPVLQRFLPALRAADVPVVWLNWGNRPDRANLPPGVLHVYDQDGTGSGLGSQLPTGEKVLERDSKSADITAPLFAVPGDLHIAKYRMSGFQDTELDSVLRNLRADTLLFAGVNADQCVLATLMDAASLGYDVLMLEDAVATTSPAYCMDATVYNVRQCFGFTLTATDLEEAL; from the coding sequence ATGCATGAGATCGGCCCCAACTCCCGCAACTCCTGGCGCGCGGACGTCACACACGTCGACCTCCGCCGCCTGCAACGCCCGGCCCGCCCCGTGACCGTGGAGGCTCGGCCCCAAATCCTGACGCTCGACCTGGCCTCAACGGCGATCGTCGTCATCGACATGCAGAACGACTTCTGCTCGCCCGACGGCTGGCTGGCCTCGATCGGCGTGGACGTGTCCCTGGCCCGCGCCCCCATCCCCGTACTCCAGCGGTTCCTCCCCGCCCTCCGGGCGGCCGACGTCCCTGTCGTCTGGCTCAACTGGGGCAACCGCCCCGACCGCGCGAACCTCCCGCCCGGTGTCCTCCACGTCTACGACCAGGACGGAACCGGAAGCGGCCTCGGATCCCAACTGCCCACGGGGGAAAAGGTCCTGGAACGCGACAGCAAGTCCGCCGACATCACCGCCCCCCTTTTCGCGGTACCCGGTGACCTGCACATCGCCAAGTACCGCATGAGCGGCTTTCAGGACACCGAACTCGACAGCGTCCTGCGCAATCTCCGCGCCGACACACTCCTCTTCGCCGGAGTAAACGCCGACCAGTGCGTCCTCGCCACCCTCATGGACGCAGCGAGCCTCGGCTACGACGTGCTGATGCTGGAGGACGCGGTGGCCACCACCTCACCCGCGTACTGCATGGACGCCACCGTCTACAACGTCCGCCAGTGCTTCGGCTTCACCCTCACCGCCACAGACCTCGAGGAAGCCCTGTGA
- a CDS encoding cupin domain-containing protein — MAIPPLHKPLSEITAHHITAGDTVKLAVLTGPADGSPTTVVFEVWEPGGAQPLNWHPESVETFVVLAGEGRAVSDEHERDLAPGDVLVLPVGSKHRITNTSATERLYTLTIMSPDEGFADLIQRGPFVVLDDADLAVLGAVR, encoded by the coding sequence ATGGCCATCCCCCCGCTCCACAAGCCGCTCAGCGAGATCACCGCTCACCACATCACCGCGGGCGACACGGTCAAGCTCGCCGTCCTCACCGGACCGGCTGACGGCTCACCGACCACCGTCGTCTTCGAGGTGTGGGAGCCGGGCGGCGCCCAGCCGCTCAACTGGCACCCCGAGTCCGTGGAGACCTTCGTGGTGCTCGCGGGCGAGGGCCGCGCGGTCAGCGATGAGCACGAACGCGACCTCGCACCGGGTGATGTACTCGTCCTGCCCGTCGGCTCCAAGCATCGGATCACCAACACCTCGGCCACCGAGCGGCTCTACACCCTCACGATCATGTCCCCCGACGAGGGCTTCGCCGACCTGATCCAGCGCGGCCCCTTCGTGGTGCTCGACGACGCGGACCTGGCCGTCCTCGGAGCCGTCCGATGA
- a CDS encoding ABC transporter permease → MTTNTPAADVPTAHATPAASVTVGSSCEPSAASEPVVTGSSAAAPSHEGKASGRQSDAAAAATVEIFPAAEAPARTRRSPVALLAPIGSLAIAIGLWYAVSYLLLAPARRFLVPPPHQVLQVAVLDWTHLQPMLQALALTAQVALAGLAIAAVLGITGAVVMSRARWLERSLYPYAVILQTVPILAIVPLIGLWFGFGFTSRVVVCVLIALFPLIANTLFGLQSVDRAHHDLFTLQKASGGARLRKLELPAALPAIFTGLRTSSGLSVIGAIVGDMFFKQGAPGIGTLLDVYRSRLQSEDLFAAIILASLFGVAVFALFTLLSRLAVGSWHASGRS, encoded by the coding sequence GTGACCACGAACACCCCGGCCGCCGACGTGCCGACTGCCCACGCAACCCCTGCCGCTTCGGTCACAGTCGGCTCGAGCTGTGAACCGTCTGCCGCCTCCGAGCCGGTCGTCACCGGTTCGAGCGCTGCCGCTCCGTCCCACGAGGGGAAGGCCTCCGGGCGCCAGTCCGATGCTGCTGCCGCCGCCACAGTCGAGATTTTCCCGGCCGCCGAGGCGCCCGCCCGCACCCGCCGCAGCCCCGTCGCCCTGCTCGCCCCCATCGGCTCGCTCGCCATCGCCATCGGCCTCTGGTACGCGGTGAGCTACCTGCTCCTCGCCCCCGCCCGCCGCTTCCTCGTACCGCCACCGCATCAGGTCCTCCAGGTCGCCGTCCTCGACTGGACCCACCTGCAACCCATGCTCCAGGCCCTCGCCCTCACCGCGCAGGTCGCTCTCGCGGGGCTTGCCATCGCCGCCGTCCTCGGCATCACCGGGGCCGTCGTGATGAGCCGCGCCCGCTGGCTGGAGCGCTCCCTCTATCCGTACGCCGTCATCCTGCAGACCGTCCCGATCCTCGCCATCGTCCCCCTCATCGGCCTCTGGTTCGGCTTCGGCTTCACCAGCCGGGTCGTCGTCTGCGTCCTCATCGCCCTCTTCCCGCTGATCGCCAACACCCTCTTCGGACTGCAGTCCGTGGACCGCGCCCACCACGACCTCTTCACCCTCCAGAAGGCCAGCGGCGGGGCCCGCCTGCGCAAGCTCGAACTGCCCGCGGCACTCCCCGCCATCTTTACCGGACTGCGTACCTCCTCCGGGCTCTCCGTCATCGGCGCGATCGTCGGCGACATGTTCTTCAAGCAGGGCGCGCCCGGCATCGGCACCCTCCTCGACGTCTACCGCTCACGGCTCCAGTCCGAGGACCTCTTCGCCGCGATCATCCTCGCCTCCCTCTTCGGGGTCGCCGTCTTCGCGCTCTTCACCCTCCTGTCCCGCCTCGCCGTCGGTTCCTGGCACGCGTCGGGCCGCAGCTGA